The following coding sequences are from one Myxococcales bacterium window:
- the tdh gene encoding L-threonine 3-dehydrogenase codes for MKALVKANAEPGLWLQEVPLPEIGIDDVLIRVLRTGICGTDLHIYKWDAWAAAHVPVPLVIGHEFVGQIAEVGSNVKGFKVGDVVSGEGHVVCGHCRNCMAGRRHLCDKTKGVGVNRPGAFAEYVALPQSNVWCHAPGLDKDVMAIFDPFGNAVHTALTYDVVGEDVLITGAGPIGLMAAAVVRHAGARHVVVTDVNADRLALAKRMGATLTLDVRFESVADARVRLGMREGFDVGLEMSGHPEAFTDMVGNMCHGGKIALLGLPDAPFAIDWNRVISNMLTIKGIYGRQMYETWYKMTVLLQGRLDIGPVITHRFAYTDFEKGFDVMASGDCGKVILKWASL; via the coding sequence ATGAAAGCTCTCGTCAAGGCTAACGCCGAGCCCGGTTTGTGGCTGCAAGAGGTCCCGCTGCCGGAGATCGGCATCGACGACGTCTTGATCAGGGTCCTTCGCACGGGGATCTGCGGCACGGATCTGCACATTTACAAGTGGGACGCTTGGGCCGCCGCACACGTCCCGGTTCCGCTCGTCATCGGACATGAATTCGTCGGACAGATCGCCGAAGTAGGGTCCAACGTCAAAGGGTTCAAGGTGGGTGATGTCGTGAGCGGGGAAGGCCACGTGGTGTGCGGACACTGTCGCAACTGTATGGCGGGGCGCCGGCATCTTTGCGACAAGACAAAAGGGGTTGGGGTGAACCGCCCGGGAGCCTTCGCAGAGTACGTGGCGCTGCCCCAGAGCAACGTCTGGTGTCATGCGCCCGGACTCGACAAGGACGTGATGGCCATCTTCGATCCCTTCGGCAATGCGGTGCACACGGCCTTGACCTACGACGTGGTGGGCGAAGATGTCCTCATCACGGGGGCTGGGCCCATCGGGCTCATGGCCGCGGCCGTGGTTCGTCATGCAGGGGCCCGACACGTCGTGGTGACGGACGTCAACGCCGACCGGCTCGCCCTCGCCAAGCGCATGGGCGCCACCCTGACGTTGGACGTGCGCTTTGAGAGCGTGGCCGACGCGCGCGTGCGTCTCGGTATGCGCGAGGGCTTCGATGTGGGTCTGGAGATGAGCGGCCACCCGGAGGCCTTCACCGACATGGTGGGCAACATGTGCCACGGCGGCAAAATCGCACTCCTGGGCTTGCCCGACGCCCCCTTCGCCATCGACTGGAACCGCGTGATCTCGAACATGCTCACCATCAAGGGCATATACGGCCGGCAGATGTATGAAACTTGGTACAAAATGACGGTGTTGCTGCAGGGGCGCCTCGACATTGGCCCCGTCATAACCCACCGTTTTGCGTACACGGACTTCGAGAAGGGCTTTGACGTGATGGCCTCGGGGGACTGTGGCAAGGTCATCTTGAAGTGGGCCAGTCTCTGA
- the kbl gene encoding glycine C-acetyltransferase — protein MEGHLEAELQALRDAGLAKTERILASPQGAQVELSGGQRVVNLCANNYLGLSSHPRIVAAAHEALARWGYGLSSVRFICGTQEIHKELEARISQFLGMEDTILYSSAFDANGGLFETLLSDQDAVVSDALNHASIIDGIRLCKAQRFRYQNDDMADLEAQLERARDARFRLIATDGVFSMDGTIANLRSICDLADKHRAIVMVDDSHATGFLGATGRGTAEFRQVMGRVDIVTSTLGKALGGAAGGFVSARRPVVEMLRQRSRPYLFSNTLSPVIAAVSVEVLNVLAESTALRDRLAENAKFFREGIEALGFTTRAGEHPIVPIMLGDAVLAQRMAARLLERGIYVVGFFYPVVPHGQARIRVQLSAAHSEDDLGFALAEFAAVKAELWP, from the coding sequence ATGGAAGGCCACCTCGAAGCGGAACTTCAAGCACTCCGGGACGCGGGCCTCGCCAAGACCGAGCGGATCCTGGCCAGTCCCCAGGGGGCGCAGGTGGAGCTCTCGGGCGGGCAACGGGTGGTGAACCTCTGCGCCAACAATTACCTGGGGCTGTCGAGCCATCCTCGCATCGTGGCCGCGGCTCACGAGGCACTCGCAAGGTGGGGGTACGGCCTATCGTCCGTGCGTTTCATCTGCGGCACCCAAGAGATCCACAAAGAGCTCGAGGCCCGCATCTCCCAGTTCTTGGGCATGGAGGACACGATCCTCTATTCCTCTGCCTTCGACGCCAACGGAGGCCTCTTCGAGACCTTGTTATCGGACCAGGACGCGGTGGTGAGCGACGCGCTCAACCACGCCAGCATCATCGACGGCATCCGGCTCTGTAAGGCGCAGCGCTTCCGCTACCAGAACGACGACATGGCGGACCTCGAGGCCCAGCTCGAAAGGGCCCGCGACGCCCGGTTCCGCCTCATCGCCACCGACGGCGTGTTTTCCATGGACGGTACGATCGCCAATCTGCGGTCGATCTGCGACTTGGCGGACAAACATCGAGCGATCGTGATGGTGGACGACTCGCATGCCACGGGCTTTCTGGGCGCAACCGGGCGGGGGACGGCAGAGTTTCGTCAGGTCATGGGTCGGGTCGACATCGTCACCAGCACGCTCGGCAAGGCGCTTGGGGGGGCGGCTGGCGGATTCGTGAGTGCGCGGCGGCCCGTGGTCGAGATGCTGCGCCAGCGTTCCCGCCCGTATTTGTTCTCGAACACGCTCTCTCCCGTCATCGCCGCCGTCTCTGTCGAGGTGCTGAACGTGCTGGCCGAAAGCACCGCTTTGCGCGATCGCTTGGCCGAGAACGCCAAGTTCTTCCGCGAAGGTATCGAGGCGCTCGGTTTCACCACGAGGGCCGGTGAACATCCCATCGTGCCGATCATGTTGGGCGATGCGGTGCTGGCGCAGCGTATGGCGGCCCGGTTACTCGAGCGGGGCATTTACGTCGTGGGGTTCTTCTACCCCGTCGTGCCTCACGGCCAGGCCCGCATCCGGGTGCAGCTCTCGGCGGCCCACAGCGAAGACGACCTTGGGTTCGCCCTCGCCGAGTTCGCGGCGGTGAAGGCAGAGCTATGGCCCTGA